ttcaGTCAGATTtgagaagagaaaaaaaagatgagTTGAAACATAACTGTTAAATTCATTCTGTGAAGAAATCTGTATTGTCATTACTTGGATATGAGCTCAACATCTTCTATGAGTGAATATAGTTTCTGCTTTGTACTAATATCGGCCATGTTTCATCTATTTACAATCTTCATCCAATAAAAAGAAGCCTTTCACAATGCAACGAATCAAAAATTAGTTTACAAAAAAGTGAAAGTGAAACCGGAAGTATAAGAATAAATATAGAAACCATGAACAACAAATTTGATGCGTAAGTATTTTCTTGTTTCTAACTTTTATTCGATGCAATCACCCCCATCGAACACTTGCATTGAATTTATTATTGGCTCTTTCCATCAAAATAGCGAAATAATCAACCAATTGCTTGCCACTGATTTATCGTCAAATATAGCCCAAGGCTTTGAGGTCTGTGACGTCAGAATTCCGAATTGTCCGAGTGTTTACGCCAGTACAGACACGTGTGATATAATTACAATTATGCCACAAAAGATAAAATCTTTTGATGTATTAAGAACAACGAATGAAGAAAACGAAAACGGGTACGAAGTGTTACTTATAGAATTAGTTTCGCAAGAATTTGTTGTGTTGAGGGAGACAAATATTGTGTGTTTTTCACCATAGGCATACGTTCATTTCCATATGCCATGTCTAAATGTGAAATTTTTCATAGGCCAGTGTGACGTTTAATTGGCTCTTTAGGGGTATTGTATTTGATGACTCATCAATTCTAACCAGAAATATTACGGGAGTTTGATTAGTAAATATAAGATAAATATATGTACACGATATATATCAATGTTACATGATTGTATATCAATTTTGTTATCAGTATTgattatcatatataacaaGATAATTATggttttatttgatatgataagACCTCACCTAAACCCAGTATTAACTGGTGTGTTTATGTTTATAGTTGGCTATCAACAGACgtagtttttagaacattttaatGACCATGCATTACTTATCAAACTGACACAACTtcattgtattatattataatgattgtatgatttaaattattgaaTGAACCAAACTTTAACTTAGGTTAAAAACAGAAGACAGCGGAGAAGAGGACAATGATCAAAGGAATGAAATTGACGACCCTCCGCGACCTTCACCGGTACGTCAGTGTAAACAACTGCTCAGGACTCGCTGCTTATGTTGAAGCAAACCTAGATAAGGGATTTGTCATTCAAGTCAAGTTATGGAAAGGACTAGCTTTTACATATTGCCTGCCATCCCATCtatttatgttgatttttttttcttaatgaaacattgtttaaatgaaattagGTTTTTGGTATTACTCTTTATTAACATGATCAAGCTTAACATAATTAGACTTAGTGGTTGCCAGTGCTAAGAAAGGTTAAAAATATAAGagttgttttcattattttcatgcaTTTATCTCTTTTGCAACATGTTATCActaccatattttttaaactaaactgAAAAGTGTACATcacaaaaaaatagttttctaGAAAAGTTTCAGTGTATAATGTAGTAATTTCTACTTCAGAAGCCTGGTCCGGGGGAACACCCCCTACAGTTTAACTACTCTCTGTGGTTCTCCAGGAAATCCCCCGGGAAACACTCCACAGCAACCAGCTACGATCAAAATCTTAAACTGGTTGGAACATTTGCATCAGTAAGTACAAGTAATCCTAAAATGGTCGGAACATTCACATCATGATCTGTAAGTAATCTCAAACGGGTTGGACCAGAGTCACATAAAGTGAAGACTAGCTGAAATAGACAAATCATCTGGGTTACTAGTTACTCAGTCAGAGGTTGTATTTTTGCATGTGAATATGGGAGAATTTGAAAATCTTCCGTTAAAAAGATAAACACTAGACCTTTGTAAATTAAATTTGGTTATCATCATGGGCATGAACTCATTAAATGAGAGCACAAGTGACAAATGATGTCTAATTTCAgtcattgtaaaaataaattttgtttcaatggCTTTCATTCAAGGCCTTCTAATATGAAACAGAATTAGTAAAACatgcataaaaattttaaactaattaaagaagacattgaattaaaaaaaatggtttgtaaaaaaataacgttTGATTTTCTATTGACCAGGTAGAACAATTCTGGAAATATTATGCTCACATAGTACGACCGAGTGATTTAACTGGACACAGTGATTATCATCTGTTTAAGGAGGGAATTCGACCCATGTGGGAGGTAAGCTTCCTAGTTAGTGCAGGTACATGCATCAATACATCatatgaaaatgatattaaatatcaaaactTGCTGTATTGTATGAATTACAgtctaaaaatttgaattattacaAATGTACGCTGATCAGTTCTCTTTAGAAGTCCTTAGTCAATTACCAATGACTGACATTTTTTAAGAAGACTTAACTATTATTACATGTAGCAGTCcaaatttagtttaaaaaagggCAATTGTTTTCATGTAGGAGTATTAAGATATGTAAAGGCATGTAGATGAAATgtctttttaaacaatgattaACAGAAATCACAGCTACAGAAAGTTAATATACAAAATTGATGTCAGAAGGACACTGTTTGCTGTTAGTAAATTGTAAA
This is a stretch of genomic DNA from Crassostrea angulata isolate pt1a10 chromosome 4, ASM2561291v2, whole genome shotgun sequence. It encodes these proteins:
- the LOC128182029 gene encoding eukaryotic translation initiation factor 4E type 2-like isoform X2, translated to MNNKFDALKTEDSGEEDNDQRNEIDDPPRPSPKPGPGEHPLQFNYSLWFSRKSPGKHSTATSYDQNLKLVGTFASVEQFWKYYAHIVRPSDLTGHSDYHLFKEGIRPMWEDSANNKGGKWIVRLKKGLASRCWENLILAMLGEQFMVGEEICGAVISIRYQEDILSLWNRTASDQQTTSRIRDTLKRVLNLPPNTIMEYKTHNDSIKDNSSFRNTDIFMR
- the LOC128182029 gene encoding eukaryotic translation initiation factor 4E type 2-like isoform X1, with the protein product MPQKIKSFDVLRTTNEENENGLKTEDSGEEDNDQRNEIDDPPRPSPKPGPGEHPLQFNYSLWFSRKSPGKHSTATSYDQNLKLVGTFASVEQFWKYYAHIVRPSDLTGHSDYHLFKEGIRPMWEDSANNKGGKWIVRLKKGLASRCWENLILAMLGEQFMVGEEICGAVISIRYQEDILSLWNRTASDQQTTSRIRDTLKRVLNLPPNTIMEYKTHNDSIKDNSSFRNTDIFMR